The following proteins come from a genomic window of Candidatus Francisella endociliophora:
- the fdxA gene encoding ferredoxin FdxA: MPFVVTENCIKCKYGDCVEVCPVDCFYEGPNMLVINPDECIDCALCEPECPVDAIKSSDDLNEKEEQMLDLNRDLANVWPNIVEKCEPCEDADNWASVSDKLKYLEK; this comes from the coding sequence ATGCCATTTGTAGTTACTGAAAATTGTATCAAATGTAAATACGGAGATTGTGTTGAAGTTTGTCCTGTAGATTGTTTCTATGAAGGACCAAATATGCTTGTAATCAATCCTGATGAATGTATTGACTGTGCTCTTTGTGAGCCTGAATGTCCTGTTGATGCTATAAAATCTAGCGATGATTTAAATGAAAAAGAAGAACAAATGTTAGACCTAAACAGAGATTTAGCTAATGTTTGGCCAAACATTGTAGAAAAATGTGAACCATGTGAAGACGCTGACAACTGGGCATCTGTGTCAGATAAACTAAAGTATCTGGAGAAATAA
- the betA gene encoding choline dehydrogenase, translating into MQKKFDFIIVGAGSAGCVLANRLSENPNNRVLLVESGGSDKSIFIKMPTALSYPMNTKKYAWQFHTVQEPYLDNRVMHCPRGKVMGGSSSINGMVFVRGHKKDFDEWEQSGAKGWNYNNCLPYFKKMESYFGGANEYRGDSGPIAVTNGNGMTNPLYNAFIKAGQQAGYPYNPDYNAEEQYGFSPMQMSVKNGVRCSTSHAYIDPIKSRNNLTIITKATTQKILFESKKAIGIKINHKGKELIIKANKEVVISSGSIGSPHLLQVSGIGDKEELKQAGIDVIHHLPGVGKNLQDHLEFYFQFKCKKPITLNGKLDLWSKFKIGVNWILFKKGLGITNHFEACAFIPSSLSDKSWPDIQYHFLPAAMRYDGRAAFKGHGFQVHVGQNKPKSTGYVKSLTADISDAPEIKFNYLEHKDDVIGFRDCVKLTRKIISQSAFDEYHDGEIQPGDHIQTDEQIDEFIRSHVESAYHPTCTCKIGSDKMSVVDENLKIHGLESIRVVDSSVFPTIPNGNLNAPTIMVAERAADIILDK; encoded by the coding sequence ATGCAAAAAAAGTTTGACTTTATAATCGTAGGAGCAGGATCAGCCGGTTGTGTACTTGCTAATCGATTGTCAGAAAATCCAAACAATAGAGTTTTACTAGTTGAGAGTGGTGGTAGTGATAAGAGTATCTTTATCAAAATGCCTACTGCACTATCTTACCCAATGAATACTAAAAAATATGCTTGGCAATTCCATACAGTGCAAGAACCTTACCTTGACAATCGTGTTATGCATTGCCCACGTGGTAAAGTTATGGGAGGATCATCATCTATAAATGGTATGGTATTTGTTAGAGGTCATAAAAAAGATTTCGATGAATGGGAACAATCTGGTGCAAAAGGTTGGAACTACAATAATTGTCTACCATATTTTAAAAAAATGGAAAGCTACTTTGGTGGTGCAAATGAATATCGTGGCGATAGTGGTCCAATAGCTGTTACGAATGGTAATGGTATGACTAATCCACTTTATAATGCTTTTATAAAAGCTGGTCAGCAAGCAGGCTATCCATATAATCCTGATTATAATGCTGAAGAACAGTACGGCTTCTCACCAATGCAAATGTCTGTCAAAAATGGTGTTAGATGCTCTACAAGTCATGCTTATATAGATCCAATAAAATCTCGCAATAACCTAACTATAATTACAAAAGCTACAACTCAAAAAATACTTTTTGAAAGCAAAAAAGCCATTGGTATAAAAATAAACCATAAAGGTAAAGAACTAATCATAAAAGCTAACAAAGAAGTAGTTATAAGCTCTGGTTCAATTGGCTCGCCACATTTGTTACAAGTATCTGGTATAGGTGATAAAGAAGAGCTTAAGCAGGCCGGTATAGATGTTATTCATCATCTACCAGGTGTTGGCAAAAACTTACAAGATCATCTAGAGTTTTATTTTCAGTTTAAATGTAAAAAGCCAATTACTCTTAATGGCAAACTAGACTTATGGTCTAAATTTAAAATTGGTGTGAACTGGATATTATTCAAAAAAGGTCTTGGCATTACTAACCATTTTGAAGCATGTGCATTTATACCATCAAGTTTAAGTGATAAGTCTTGGCCAGATATTCAATATCATTTTCTACCAGCGGCTATGCGCTATGATGGTCGTGCAGCATTCAAAGGACACGGATTCCAAGTACATGTTGGGCAAAATAAACCTAAAAGCACAGGTTATGTAAAATCTTTAACTGCTGATATAAGCGATGCTCCTGAAATCAAATTTAATTATCTAGAACATAAGGATGATGTCATTGGTTTTAGAGATTGTGTAAAACTAACACGAAAAATAATTTCTCAATCAGCTTTTGATGAATACCATGATGGTGAAATCCAACCAGGCGATCACATACAAACAGATGAACAAATAGATGAATTTATAAGATCTCATGTTGAGAGTGCTTATCACCCAACATGTACTTGTAAAATTGGCTCTGATAAGATGTCTGTAGTTGATGAAAATCTTAAAATTCATGGTTTAGAAAGCATTAGAGTTGTCGATTCATCAGTCTTCCCAACTATTCCTAATGGTAATCTAAATGCTCCTACTATAATGGTTGCAGAAAGAGCCGCTGATATTATCTTAGATAAGTAA
- the hypA gene encoding hydrogenase maturation nickel metallochaperone HypA: protein MHEFSLCQSVISIAKKASKDNSKEVSKIIVKVGNLAGVDTESFEFWFPVAAKDSVLEQAKLEIIYEQAVAKCKACEHEFELTKLYEQCPSCGSFEKDLLKGKDMLVESIVFN, encoded by the coding sequence ATGCACGAATTCTCATTATGTCAAAGTGTTATCAGTATTGCTAAAAAAGCATCTAAAGATAACTCTAAAGAAGTGTCTAAAATAATTGTAAAAGTCGGTAATTTAGCTGGTGTTGATACGGAGTCTTTTGAATTTTGGTTTCCAGTAGCAGCCAAAGATAGTGTCTTAGAGCAAGCGAAGCTAGAAATAATATATGAGCAAGCCGTAGCAAAGTGCAAGGCTTGTGAACATGAGTTTGAGTTAACAAAATTATACGAGCAATGCCCAAGTTGTGGGAGCTTTGAGAAAGATCTTCTCAAGGGTAAAGATATGCTTGTAGAGTCTATAGTTTTTAATTAA
- a CDS encoding MFS transporter codes for MIKQLTLKQRIKTVAIINLGAVLEWFEFCLYGYLATYLSVLFFPEEDKTVAMITVFGIFAASYIMRPIGGFVFGSIGDRLGRRYAIKLSMIIMCFPMLIMALMPTYDSAGIWAILILMFARMLQGFSVGGEYTGILVALTESASPKYRGFTNALAGLASQIGVILSATVVGLLSYFLTNDEMLSYGWRVAFIFGFVLAVISAFLQGKAKESPFFKEAKKEHKLSKSPLIDAIKGPKMPLLWTFVLTGYVGIAYYMMATFLPNSLISDKGFDVDDIMLLTVISSSVYAFISPLFGLLSDIFGRKPMLYIPIVLVAILGYPMFILFNSSGLGGILVAQLIFAVLISAMTASFQVTVTELFPTEHRYSGMSAAYNTGNAIFAGTTPMICVWLAGIFNSSYAPCFYLIIASVITLALIYKMPDTRYSEDFAAS; via the coding sequence ATGATAAAACAATTAACTCTTAAGCAAAGGATAAAAACTGTTGCTATTATTAACCTCGGGGCTGTTTTAGAATGGTTTGAATTTTGTCTTTATGGTTATTTAGCAACTTATTTGAGTGTATTGTTTTTTCCAGAAGAAGACAAAACAGTAGCAATGATAACTGTTTTTGGTATTTTTGCAGCGAGTTATATTATGCGACCAATTGGAGGCTTTGTTTTTGGCTCAATAGGTGATCGGCTAGGAAGAAGATATGCTATAAAATTAAGTATGATTATTATGTGCTTTCCGATGCTGATTATGGCTCTTATGCCAACTTATGATTCAGCAGGTATATGGGCAATTCTTATACTAATGTTTGCTAGGATGTTACAAGGGTTCTCTGTTGGTGGGGAATATACCGGTATTTTAGTTGCGTTAACTGAGAGTGCATCTCCAAAATATCGTGGTTTTACAAATGCTTTAGCTGGATTAGCATCGCAAATTGGTGTAATCCTTAGTGCTACTGTAGTAGGTCTCTTATCTTATTTTTTAACTAATGATGAAATGCTTTCTTACGGTTGGAGAGTAGCTTTTATATTTGGTTTTGTTTTGGCTGTGATATCTGCCTTTTTACAGGGTAAGGCAAAAGAATCACCATTTTTTAAAGAAGCTAAGAAAGAGCATAAGCTAAGTAAATCTCCGCTGATAGATGCTATTAAAGGTCCAAAAATGCCTCTACTATGGACTTTTGTGCTAACAGGATATGTTGGTATAGCTTATTATATGATGGCAACATTTTTACCTAATTCATTAATATCGGATAAAGGGTTTGATGTTGATGATATTATGCTTCTAACAGTGATTTCTTCAAGTGTATATGCTTTTATATCACCATTATTTGGATTGTTATCAGATATTTTTGGTAGAAAACCAATGTTATATATACCAATTGTATTAGTTGCAATTTTGGGCTATCCGATGTTTATATTATTTAATAGCTCAGGATTAGGTGGTATATTAGTTGCACAGCTTATTTTTGCTGTTTTGATCTCAGCTATGACAGCATCATTCCAAGTTACAGTTACAGAGCTTTTTCCTACAGAGCACAGATATAGTGGTATGTCAGCAGCATATAATACCGGAAATGCCATATTTGCAGGTACAACACCTATGATATGTGTATGGTTAGCTGGCATATTTAACTCTTCATATGCACCGTGTTTTTATTTAATAATAGCTTCGGTTATTACTTTAGCTCTTATCTACAAGATGCCAGATACAAGATATTCAGAGGATTTTGCTGCATCATAG
- a CDS encoding lysophospholipid acyltransferase family protein has protein sequence MKSFLKKIWNVLMWLRMTAFQLYSFAVIGGCCILINIFTFLKLPLSWRMAVCYVWTYLYWIGMLVFLQVYIRVTGKINIDHDYPCIYVSKHQSMLETFMFYGFIGKCHFIMKKELFDAPIFGPAMRNLGSIAIDREKPRESLKKVVTDGKQSLADGINVVIFPEGTRVEVGEYPEFQRSAMKLASDANAFIIPVAHNFGRFFPKKWGQVIKPGIARMDFGKRIEPTDFDSKGLTSYCHKIITEKTKEFKG, from the coding sequence ATGAAATCTTTTCTTAAAAAGATTTGGAATGTTCTAATGTGGTTGAGAATGACAGCTTTCCAACTATACTCTTTTGCTGTAATTGGCGGCTGCTGTATTCTTATAAATATATTTACCTTTTTAAAACTTCCTTTATCTTGGCGAATGGCTGTTTGCTATGTCTGGACATATTTATATTGGATTGGCATGCTAGTATTTTTACAAGTATATATCCGTGTAACTGGTAAGATTAATATAGACCATGACTACCCCTGCATATATGTATCGAAGCACCAATCAATGCTTGAAACATTTATGTTTTACGGTTTTATTGGCAAATGTCACTTCATCATGAAGAAAGAGCTTTTTGATGCTCCTATATTTGGCCCTGCTATGAGAAACCTAGGTAGTATTGCTATTGACAGAGAAAAGCCTCGTGAATCTCTAAAAAAGGTTGTAACAGATGGTAAACAAAGTCTTGCTGATGGAATTAATGTTGTTATATTCCCAGAAGGAACTCGTGTTGAAGTTGGCGAATATCCTGAGTTTCAACGTTCTGCTATGAAACTAGCTTCAGATGCTAACGCATTTATCATACCTGTAGCACATAATTTTGGTAGATTTTTTCCTAAAAAATGGGGACAAGTTATCAAACCAGGTATAGCTCGTATGGATTTTGGTAAAAGAATTGAACCAACAGATTTTGACTCTAAAGGTCTAACAAGCTACTGTCATAAAATAATAACTGAGAAGACAAAAGAGTTTAAAGGTTAA
- a CDS encoding cytochrome b, with the protein MKYSRPVRRLHSILAFLITIQLVLGFSFAKGIINTDWVITLHKSFGVLTTIAIFLLVIIRIFSRKPTYPKPLPKIQIIVARLVHLGIYISALGMALSGLIGSMLMNSSWNFFFIIPFPQMLKTDFSLGMQIFSYHYIFASILLILILMHIAAALFHQFILKDDIIARIK; encoded by the coding sequence ATGAAATACTCGAGACCTGTTAGAAGACTGCACTCAATATTAGCTTTTTTAATTACTATCCAGCTTGTTTTAGGATTTTCTTTTGCTAAAGGTATTATAAATACAGATTGGGTTATAACATTACATAAATCATTTGGAGTACTAACAACTATTGCAATATTTCTATTAGTTATTATAAGAATTTTTAGTCGCAAACCCACCTATCCTAAACCTCTACCAAAAATCCAAATAATAGTAGCTAGACTTGTTCACTTAGGTATTTATATCTCCGCTCTTGGCATGGCTCTATCAGGACTTATCGGATCAATGTTAATGAACTCATCATGGAATTTTTTCTTTATAATACCTTTTCCTCAAATGCTAAAAACTGACTTCTCTCTAGGAATGCAAATTTTTAGCTACCACTATATATTTGCGTCTATACTACTTATACTAATACTAATGCATATAGCCGCTGCATTATTTCATCAATTTATATTAAAAGATGATATTATAGCGCGGATTAAATAA
- the bcp gene encoding thioredoxin-dependent thiol peroxidase, which translates to MKTLEQGQLAPNFKLENQNNEEVSLSDFKGKKNVLVYFYPKAMTPGCTTQSIGLSSISDKLAKLDTVVLGISPDAPKRLKKFEERDNLTVQLLSDEDHKVAEQFGVWGEKKFMGKVYDGIHRISFFIDKDGKINHVFDKFKTKDHHEIVLEYIENYK; encoded by the coding sequence ATGAAAACACTAGAACAAGGACAATTAGCTCCAAACTTTAAATTAGAAAATCAAAATAATGAAGAAGTATCATTAAGCGACTTTAAAGGTAAAAAAAATGTCTTAGTCTACTTCTACCCAAAAGCTATGACGCCAGGTTGTACTACTCAATCTATAGGTCTAAGTAGTATTAGTGACAAACTAGCTAAGCTTGATACTGTAGTTCTTGGTATCAGTCCAGATGCTCCAAAACGCCTCAAAAAATTTGAAGAAAGAGATAACCTAACAGTACAACTTCTAAGTGATGAAGATCACAAAGTTGCTGAGCAATTTGGTGTCTGGGGCGAGAAGAAATTTATGGGTAAAGTATATGATGGTATTCATAGAATCAGCTTCTTTATAGACAAAGATGGCAAGATCAATCATGTCTTCGATAAGTTTAAAACCAAAGATCATCATGAGATTGTCTTAGAGTATATTGAGAATTATAAATAG
- a CDS encoding endonuclease/exonuclease/phosphatase family protein, producing MFKSSLGEETFDTFSLMSWNTYKIDYKNTELFKTYIRQIYFEHNIDIFCLQEAVHHSDTKFPIEQFDINFASNIILRTHNYGVANVSHYPTLKNVKILTTHRESVINTHKASLITHFNICNQKVVVVNIHAINFKSNKVYEYEFEKIKEFINPEKYKYPIIIAGDFNTWNRKRIKLIKDFCREFGFKVAFLDEPNLIKSFQKNHLDFVLYRGLNLEKACVLDCQKISDHNPIIANFSF from the coding sequence ATGTTCAAAAGCAGTTTAGGTGAGGAAACGTTTGATACTTTTTCTTTGATGAGTTGGAACACTTATAAGATAGACTATAAGAATACTGAGCTTTTTAAAACATATATTAGACAGATATATTTTGAACATAATATTGATATTTTTTGTTTACAAGAAGCAGTTCACCATTCAGATACTAAATTTCCAATAGAGCAGTTTGATATAAATTTTGCTTCAAATATAATCTTACGCACACATAATTATGGTGTAGCAAATGTTAGTCATTATCCTACTTTAAAAAATGTCAAAATATTGACAACTCATCGCGAATCAGTGATTAATACTCACAAAGCTTCATTAATTACGCATTTTAATATTTGTAATCAAAAAGTAGTAGTAGTAAATATTCATGCCATAAATTTTAAGAGTAATAAGGTTTATGAGTATGAGTTTGAAAAGATAAAAGAGTTTATAAATCCAGAAAAGTATAAATACCCAATAATAATTGCAGGTGACTTTAATACTTGGAATAGAAAACGTATTAAGTTAATAAAAGATTTCTGTAGAGAGTTTGGTTTTAAAGTAGCTTTTTTAGATGAGCCTAATCTTATAAAATCATTTCAGAAAAATCATTTAGATTTCGTACTATATAGAGGACTAAATCTTGAAAAAGCTTGTGTCTTAGATTGTCAAAAGATATCTGATCACAATCCGATAATAGCTAATTTCTCTTTTTGA
- the hypB gene encoding hydrogenase nickel incorporation protein HypB, whose product MCTTCGCGTDSSHHHHHGHEGDAVKLEKAIFEANDKYAKQNRDILAKDNNIALNFVSSPGSGKTSLLERTIKELGNEYPIAVVEGDQHTDLDADRIRKAGAQAYQINTGKACHLDAHMVGHAFEHLDGIKNGFMMIENVGNLICPAEFDLGEKHRVAVISTTEGADKPLKYPDMFYYADVVVINKIDLSPYVDFDIQACIANIKKIRSDVKIFELSVKTGAGFNSWLDWLRGLK is encoded by the coding sequence ATGTGTACAACTTGCGGATGTGGAACAGATAGCAGTCATCACCATCATCATGGTCATGAGGGAGATGCTGTAAAACTAGAAAAAGCAATCTTTGAAGCAAATGATAAATATGCTAAGCAAAATAGAGATATCTTAGCTAAGGATAATAATATTGCCCTTAACTTCGTATCAAGTCCTGGTTCTGGTAAAACTTCTCTACTTGAGAGAACTATCAAAGAGCTTGGTAATGAGTACCCCATTGCGGTTGTTGAAGGAGATCAGCATACTGATCTTGATGCAGATAGAATCCGTAAAGCTGGAGCACAAGCTTATCAGATCAATACGGGTAAAGCTTGTCATCTAGATGCTCACATGGTTGGCCATGCTTTTGAACATCTTGATGGTATCAAAAATGGTTTTATGATGATTGAGAATGTTGGTAACTTAATTTGTCCAGCTGAATTTGATCTTGGTGAAAAACATCGTGTGGCTGTGATTTCAACTACTGAGGGAGCTGACAAACCACTTAAATACCCTGATATGTTTTATTATGCAGATGTGGTAGTTATCAATAAGATAGATCTATCGCCTTATGTAGATTTTGATATCCAAGCATGTATCGCAAATATTAAGAAGATTCGTTCAGATGTAAAAATATTTGAGCTATCTGTAAAAACGGGTGCTGGTTTTAATAGCTGGTTGGATTGGTTGAGAGGTTTGAAGTAA
- the nhaA gene encoding Na+/H+ antiporter NhaA — MEAKQKNQDIIGGLILFTAALLAIFVNNSSLSSYYGMLETVNVKLGVENLVIDKNLMHWINDGLMAIYFLYIGLEIKREMIVGALSRSANIIVPAIAALAGLMLPSIIYILINFKNINNLNGWAIPSATDIAFTLGILALLGSRIPPKLKLLVIIIAVFDDIAAIAIIAIFYTKSLSIVSLLLGSVFIIMMIICNRVFKVKRSSVYIVLGFLAWFCTIKSGVHATLAGVATAICIPFKEGDDNCPASFIEESLTPWVVFFILPIFAFANAGVSFAGIGFSIIFEPVTLGIILGLFIGKQLGIFSVLAVLKKVKLFKLGKDFSYSQIYGISLLCGIGFTMSLFIGGLAFDDNYTFNAVKVGVIIGSILSGVLGYLVLRFIAKDSE, encoded by the coding sequence ATGGAAGCAAAACAAAAAAACCAAGACATTATCGGAGGATTGATTCTATTTACTGCTGCTCTATTGGCTATTTTTGTAAATAATTCTTCGTTATCTTCTTATTATGGAATGCTTGAAACTGTAAATGTAAAGCTAGGTGTTGAAAACCTAGTAATAGATAAGAACTTAATGCATTGGATTAATGATGGATTGATGGCTATATATTTTCTCTATATAGGATTAGAAATAAAAAGAGAAATGATAGTTGGAGCTTTATCTAGATCAGCAAATATTATAGTCCCAGCTATTGCAGCATTAGCAGGCTTAATGTTGCCAAGCATAATTTATATATTAATAAATTTTAAAAATATTAATAATCTAAATGGTTGGGCTATACCATCAGCAACAGATATAGCATTCACTCTAGGAATTTTAGCATTACTAGGTTCTAGAATACCTCCTAAATTAAAGCTTTTGGTAATTATAATAGCTGTTTTTGATGATATTGCTGCAATAGCTATTATTGCTATCTTCTATACAAAGTCATTATCTATAGTATCTTTATTATTGGGTTCTGTTTTCATTATCATGATGATCATTTGTAATAGGGTTTTTAAGGTTAAAAGAAGTTCTGTATATATTGTACTTGGGTTTTTAGCATGGTTTTGTACGATTAAATCAGGAGTTCATGCAACATTGGCAGGTGTTGCTACAGCTATATGTATCCCTTTTAAAGAAGGGGATGATAATTGTCCAGCTAGCTTTATAGAGGAATCTCTTACCCCTTGGGTTGTGTTTTTTATATTACCTATTTTTGCTTTTGCAAATGCGGGAGTTAGCTTTGCAGGTATTGGTTTTTCTATTATATTTGAGCCTGTAACTTTAGGAATTATTTTAGGATTGTTTATTGGTAAACAGTTAGGTATTTTTTCTGTTTTAGCAGTTTTAAAGAAAGTGAAACTTTTTAAATTAGGAAAGGATTTTTCTTATTCTCAAATTTATGGTATAAGCCTGTTGTGTGGTATAGGGTTTACAATGAGCTTATTTATTGGTGGTTTAGCTTTTGATGATAACTATACTTTTAATGCAGTAAAAGTAGGTGTTATTATTGGCTCGATCCTTTCAGGAGTACTTGGATATTTAGTTTTAAGATTTATAGCAAAAGATTCTGAGTAA
- the betB gene encoding betaine-aldehyde dehydrogenase — protein sequence MHIYKSFIDGQFVSNKSGNVFDKINPATGKVIYQVEEADDYIITLAIKSAQEAFVKWSKISQIERTRILQKAVSLLRKYNDSLAEVEVLDTGKPLQEAIEVDIQTGADAIEYFANLAHSITGIQQQVGEDFFYTRREPLGVTLGIGAWNYPLQIACWKSAPALASGNVMIFKPSEETPLGAIKLAEIFMEAGVPAGVFNVVQGAAEVGKKLVNSPEIEKVSFTGEVGTGKKVMSAAAASLKEVTMELGGKSPLIVFDDANIDEAVTAAMLGNFYTQGEVCTNCTRVYLHENIYDSFIEKLVTRTNENIIADNPLNMKTNLGALISQKHMNLVLDYIQKGKDDGATLITGGNRITSESCKDGYFVEPTIFVDCTDEMTIVKEEIFGPVMSILKFSDEEEVISRANDTKLGLAAGIFTNDIRKAHRVIHQIQAGICWVNAYGASPSEMPVGGYKLSGVGRENGIEALNHYTQTKSIYVGMAKLEGPF from the coding sequence ATGCATATATACAAAAGCTTTATAGACGGTCAATTTGTTTCTAATAAATCAGGCAATGTTTTTGATAAAATAAATCCAGCAACAGGTAAGGTTATTTATCAAGTTGAAGAAGCTGATGATTATATTATTACCTTAGCTATTAAATCTGCTCAAGAAGCTTTTGTAAAATGGTCTAAAATATCTCAAATAGAAAGAACAAGAATTCTACAAAAAGCAGTATCCCTTTTGAGAAAGTACAATGATTCTCTTGCAGAAGTTGAGGTACTAGATACAGGTAAGCCTCTTCAAGAAGCTATAGAGGTAGATATCCAAACAGGCGCTGATGCAATTGAATATTTTGCAAACCTTGCTCACAGTATTACTGGTATCCAGCAACAAGTAGGAGAAGATTTCTTTTATACACGCCGTGAACCTCTAGGTGTTACACTAGGTATTGGAGCATGGAACTACCCTCTACAGATTGCATGCTGGAAGTCTGCACCAGCTCTTGCTAGTGGTAATGTAATGATATTTAAACCTTCAGAAGAAACTCCTCTAGGAGCTATTAAACTTGCCGAGATTTTTATGGAGGCTGGTGTCCCTGCTGGTGTGTTCAATGTAGTACAAGGTGCTGCAGAAGTTGGTAAAAAACTAGTTAATTCCCCAGAGATTGAAAAAGTATCGTTTACAGGCGAAGTTGGTACAGGTAAAAAGGTCATGTCAGCTGCGGCTGCTAGTCTAAAGGAAGTCACAATGGAGCTAGGAGGTAAATCACCTCTTATAGTTTTTGATGATGCTAATATTGATGAAGCTGTTACAGCAGCTATGCTTGGTAACTTTTATACTCAAGGTGAAGTATGTACCAACTGTACTAGAGTTTATTTACATGAAAATATTTATGATAGCTTTATTGAAAAATTAGTTACGCGTACAAACGAAAACATAATTGCAGATAACCCTTTAAATATGAAAACTAACTTAGGAGCTTTGATTAGTCAAAAGCACATGAATCTAGTTTTAGATTATATTCAAAAAGGTAAAGATGATGGTGCTACACTCATAACAGGAGGAAATAGAATTACTTCTGAAAGTTGCAAAGATGGCTACTTTGTTGAACCAACAATATTTGTAGATTGCACTGATGAAATGACTATTGTTAAAGAGGAAATCTTTGGTCCAGTAATGAGTATATTAAAATTCTCTGATGAAGAAGAGGTTATCTCAAGAGCAAATGATACAAAACTAGGACTTGCTGCTGGTATATTTACAAATGATATTCGTAAAGCTCATCGAGTGATTCATCAAATACAAGCTGGTATCTGCTGGGTAAATGCTTATGGTGCTTCACCAAGTGAGATGCCTGTTGGTGGTTATAAACTCTCTGGAGTTGGGCGTGAGAATGGTATCGAAGCTCTAAATCATTATACTCAAACAAAGTCTATATATGTTGGTATGGCAAAACTAGAAGGCCCTTTTTAG
- a CDS encoding lysophospholipid acyltransferase family protein encodes MKKALHLLLVARMQIFKLYAYIVLLLCCILMNIVGVLGASLKVRLFVCWIWSCLYRLGALILLQIYVKIDGKENIPDYPCIYVSKHQSMLETFVFYGLVRNCCFVMKQELLEKPIFGKANQFGEAIGVDREKGLSAIKKVLEDGKDRVKNKNLSIIIFPEGTRVPVGEYPKFHRSAMKLATVTGIPIVPVAHNFGLYFGRKKGDFVKPGIARMSFEKAIDPKNHSVAELTDMCYDIINDKTKSFGG; translated from the coding sequence ATGAAAAAAGCTCTTCATTTGCTATTAGTCGCTAGAATGCAGATTTTTAAGCTATATGCTTATATAGTATTGCTATTATGCTGTATCTTAATGAATATAGTAGGTGTTTTAGGAGCATCTCTAAAAGTTCGTCTTTTTGTATGCTGGATATGGTCTTGTTTATATAGATTAGGAGCTTTAATTCTTCTACAAATCTATGTAAAAATAGATGGTAAGGAAAATATTCCTGATTACCCTTGTATTTATGTTTCAAAACATCAATCAATGCTTGAGACTTTTGTTTTTTATGGACTAGTCCGTAACTGTTGTTTTGTGATGAAACAAGAGCTATTAGAAAAGCCTATTTTTGGTAAAGCAAATCAATTTGGTGAAGCTATAGGCGTAGATAGAGAAAAAGGGCTATCAGCAATTAAAAAAGTTCTTGAAGATGGTAAGGATAGAGTTAAAAACAAAAACCTGAGTATTATAATTTTTCCAGAAGGAACAAGAGTGCCTGTTGGGGAATATCCAAAATTCCATCGCTCAGCAATGAAACTAGCAACGGTAACAGGTATTCCTATAGTACCAGTAGCACATAACTTCGGATTGTACTTCGGTCGCAAAAAAGGTGACTTTGTAAAACCAGGTATCGCTCGTATGTCTTTTGAAAAAGCTATAGATCCAAAAAATCACTCTGTAGCTGAGCTTACAGATATGTGCTATGACATCATAAATGACAAAACAAAATCATTTGGAGGATAG